Proteins found in one uncultured Methanobrevibacter sp. genomic segment:
- a CDS encoding (deoxy)nucleoside triphosphate pyrophosphohydrolase produces MKTLNVVAAIIKKDNKILATKRGYGEFINMWEFPGGKIEGSETKEEALIREIKEELDCTIKPTKFALDLEYQYPTFYLKMSCFEATIQKGTPKLLEHNDARWLSKDQLDEVNWIPADIQIIDYLKETME; encoded by the coding sequence ATGAAAACTTTAAATGTAGTTGCAGCTATTATCAAAAAGGACAATAAAATCCTTGCAACCAAAAGGGGCTACGGCGAGTTCATAAACATGTGGGAGTTTCCGGGCGGAAAAATAGAAGGCTCAGAAACCAAAGAAGAGGCACTAATCAGAGAAATCAAGGAAGAACTCGACTGCACAATAAAACCGACCAAATTCGCCCTAGATTTAGAATACCAGTACCCTACCTTTTATCTCAAGATGAGCTGCTTTGAGGCTACAATTCAAAAGGGAACCCCAAAGCTATTGGAGCACAACGACGCCAGGTGGCTTTCAAAGGACCAGCTGGACGAGGTCAACTGGATTCCCGCAGACATTCAAATCATTGATTATTTAAAGGAAACTATGGAGTAA